The DNA window TCAGAGCCGAACAACAGCTTGTCGATCACACCCGCCTGATGGGCGCTGACCAACGCGTTGTAGGCCTGCCAGGGGCGCGACAGCAGGCCGCTGACGTCGGCGAAGACGTGGCGGTGCTTGCCGAGCATGACGATGCTCTCCTCGACCCACGGCTGACCGATCTGAGCGATGATCATCCGAAGGTTGGGGAAAGACCGCGCCACTTCGTCGAGCAGGTAGGGCCTGCCGTACTCGAGCTTGCTTTGTTCGGTGAACTGGCCGCTCGGATGGAACAGCACCGGCATACCGAGCCGCTCGCAGGCGGCGTAGACGTCCATCGCCCGGCTGTCGCTGGGATGGAAGTCCTGGTTCGCCGGCGAGATGGTGACCCCGCGAAGCTTCAGCTCTTCACGCGCGATCAGAACCTCATCGACGGCGGCATCGTCGGTGGGATCGATGCCGGCGAACCCGATGAGCTTCTGCGGAAACCGCCGGACGTACTCGGCAACGAAGCGATTGGGGATCTCCGCCTGCAGGTAACGGCTCTTGAAACCCAGGACGATCGATTTATCGACGCTCGTCGCCTCGGCCCAGTGGTGGTCGGGGTCGGCCGCCGGAATGCTCCGCCAGAGTCCCTTGCCGGGCACGGGCGCTACTGGCGCACCGGCCGCGGCAGGGCGCGCAGCAGCGGCGGCGGTCTGCCCG is part of the Humisphaera borealis genome and encodes:
- a CDS encoding amidohydrolase family protein, with the protein product MIVDCHTHIWESPDQLGQLDLGGAMKPNRKRMSGSAGQTAAAAARPAAAGAPVAPVPGKGLWRSIPAADPDHHWAEATSVDKSIVLGFKSRYLQAEIPNRFVAEYVRRFPQKLIGFAGIDPTDDAAVDEVLIAREELKLRGVTISPANQDFHPSDSRAMDVYAACERLGMPVLFHPSGQFTEQSKLEYGRPYLLDEVARSFPNLRMIIAQIGQPWVEESIVMLGKHRHVFADVSGLLSRPWQAYNALVSAHQAGVIDKLLFGSDFPYTNATECIEALYSINQMAQGTNLPVVPREMLRGIVERDSLGLLGLG